CGCGCCGTTCGCCGCCCTGCTCAACCAGCGCTGGCAGCAGCGGCTGGATACGCGCCGGCTGTTCGTCAACGAGCAGGTGCTGACGATCGTGCGCCGCCCGGCGCGCGGCAAGACGGGCTGGCCCGATCGCCTCCGTCGCGCGCTGGCCGGCAAGACGACCGAGCCGGATACCGCCGATCTGCGCGCGCTGGATGCCGCCGCGACCGCGCTGGTCGCTGCGCTGGAAAGCTATGGCGCGCGGACGCTCGGCACCTATGCGGGCACAGGCGGCACGTGTTCGGAGCCGCTGGAGATCCTGTCGGCCATCTATAATGGCGAGATGCGGCCGGTGCTGCTGCCCGCCGAGGATGTCGATCTCGGCCACCACATTCCCTATGCCCGTGTCAGTTTCGGCCTCGATGCGATCGAGACGTCGCAGGCCGGCGGTCGTGGTTTCGCCGGGATGTTGGCGATCAAGGAATATCCCGACACCACCCGCGCCGGGCTGATCGACAACATCCTGCGCCTGCCGCACGAACTGGTGCTGACCGAGAGCTTCGCGCCGGCCGACCGCCAGGTCGCGCGCGAGCGGATCGATCTCGCCATCCGCCGCATCCGTTCGGCCGACGAGGAAGCCGGAGCCGAGCGGCGCGAGATGCTCGCCGCGCGCGATGCGCTGGGCGCGGGGCAGGCGGGCTTCGGCGATCATCATCTGTCGCTGTTGGTGCGCGCGGGCGATCTGTCGGCGCTGGATGGCGCGATGGCGGCGGCTGGCGCGGCGCTGGCCGATATCGGCGTGATCGCGGTGCGCGAGGATATCAATCTGGAGCCGGGCTTCTGGGGCCAGTTTCCCGGTAACGAGGCCTATCTGGTCCGCCGTGCACTGATCTCCACCGCCAATGCGGCGGGTTTCCTGTCGCTGCACGGAATGCCCTTCGGCCGGCCCGACGGCAATCACTGGGGCCCGGCCGCGACCGTGTTCGAGACGACCAGCGCGACGCCCTATTTCTTCAATTTCCACGAAGGCGATCTCGGCAATTTCACCGTGATCGGCCCGTCCGGTTCGGGCAAGACGGTGGTGCTCAACTTCCTCGCCGCGCAGGCCCAGAAGTTCAATCCGCGCACCATCCTGTTCGACAAGGATCGCGGCGCGGAAATCTTCCTGCGCGCGGCCGGCGGTCATTATGCCCGCCTCCAACCGGGCGAGCCGACCGGCTTCAACCCGCTGCAACTGCCCGATACCGCGATCAACCGCGCCTTCCTGCGCGATTGGCTGGGGGTGATGCTGGCCGCCGAAGGCCCGGACGAGCTGGCGGCGATCGCCGGTGCAGTCGATGCCTGCATGGAGGCCGCGCCCGTCTTCCGCCGCCTGCGCCATTTCCGCGAATTGCTGAGCGGTTCGCGCCGACCGGAGGCGGGCGACCTCGCCTCGCGGCTCGATCCGTGGATCGGTGGCGGCGAACATGCCTGGCTGTTCGACAATGCGGTCGACGCGCTCGATCTCGATGCGCGCACGCTCGGCTTCGACATGACCGCGCTGCTCGACAGCCCGGCGCTGCGTACCCCGACGATGCTCTATCTGTTCCACCGGGTCGATGAGCGGCTGGACGGTGAGCCGGCGCTGATCCTGATCGATGAGGGCTGGAAGGCGCTGGACGATCCCGTTTTCGCGGCGCGCATCCGCGATTGGCTGAAGACGCTGCGTAAGCGCAACGCGCTGGTCGGTTTCGCCACCCAGTCCGCGCGCGACGCGCTCGACAGCCGGATCGCGTCCGCCATCGTCGAGCAGACCGCGACGATGATCTTCACGCCCAACCCGCGCGCCCGGCCCGAGGATTATTGCGAAGGCTTCGGACTGTCCGAGCATGAGCTGGAGCTGATCCGGCAATTGCCCGCGCACAGCCGCTGCTTCCTGGTCCGCCATGCCAATCATTCGGTGGTTGCGCGACTCGATCTGGGCGACATGCCCGATCTGCTGACCGTCCTTTCCGGCCGTGAATCCAGCGTCCGCCGGCTTGATCGGCTGCGCGAGGAGCATGGCGATGCCCCGGCTGGCTGGTTCCGCGCGCTGACTGGCACGGAGTGGCCGGGCACTACTGACGATCAGCCTTATAGCGAAGCCGCCGAATGACCTGCCCCGCGCTCGACATCGAGAATGGCGGGCTGGCATCGGCGCTGCACGCGGTCGATTGCCGCACCGGGGAGAGCACGTCGGTCGCCTTCGGGCGGCTGTTCGGCGCGCATGGCACGCTGTTGCCGGCGCTCACCGGGCTGCTGACCCTCTATGTCGCGATCTTCGCGATCGGGCTGCTGACCGGACGGACCCGGCTGGGCGTCACCTCGCTCACCCCGCGCATGATGACGATGGGGCTGGTGCTCACCTTCGCGACATCGTGGCTGGCCTATCAAAATGTGATCTGGACGCTGACGACCGGCGCGCCCGATCAGATCGCCTCGCTGATCGCCGGCACCCATGGTTCGGCCAGCGCCGCCTTCGCGGACAAGCTGGACATGATCTTCTCCGCGATCGCGGACAGCACCAAACAGACTGCGACATCGGTGGTGAGCGCGACCGGCGCGACCACCAATGGCGCCACGCCCGGCGGCGGCATGTTCACGCCGCAGGGGATGCTGTGGCTGTCCGGCCTGATGCTGCTGGTCGGCACGGTGGGCGTGCTGGTGACGGCCAAGGTGGCGTTGGCGGCCTTGCTGGCGGTGGGGCCGGTGTTCATCGTGATGGCGCTGTTCGCGGGCACGCGCGGGCTGTTCGAGGGCTGGCTGAAGGCGGTGGTGTCGTTCGCGATGGTGCCGATGTTCGTCGTCCTGATCGGCGGCGCGGCGCTCTCGATGATCGCCCCGCTGATCCAGGCGGCGCTGATGGATTCGACCACCACGTCCACCAAGGCCGTCACGGCTCTGTTCCTCGGGGCGTGCGTCTATTCCGCGTTGATGGTGATCGTGGTGAAGGTGACGACGACGATCGTGGCCGGCTGGCGGTTGCCCTTTGGCACCGCACCGGAACCAACGGTCGCGCCTGCAATGCCCGCCGCGGCGGCGGCACCCGCTCCGCTGCTGGCGACACGGGCCAACGGGCAGGCGGCCGACACCGTGCGCTCGATCGTCGCCGCACTGCCCGCGCCCGATGGGGGATCGGCGGCGGCAGCGTCCACCACCACCAATGTCAGCCGGATCACGCGCGATATCGCCGCCCCGCTGGCCGCACCCGCACCCAGCGGATCGGCGCGCCTGCAAGGCGTCGGCAGCCGGTTCCGCACCTCGCCCGCCGCCCCATCAAGAGCCCAGTTGAAATGAACCGTCTTGTCCTGTCGACTGCCCTGTTCGCCACGATGGCGGCGTCGCCCGTCATCGCGCGCGATCCGCGCATCGCGACGCGCCTTTATGACCCCGCCCGGATCGTCACGATCTCCGGTCGTCCCGATGTCCAGTCGACGATCGAGTTCGGGGAGGATGAACGGATCGAGAATATCGCGGTCGGCGATTCCTCGACCTGGCAGGTAACGCCCAACAAGCGCGCCTCGCTGCTGTTCGTGAAGCCGATGAAGGCGCCGGCCCGCACCAACATGACGGTCGTCACCGATCAGCGCACCTATCTCTTCGATCTCGTCACGACGCCGGGGCGGGCGCCGCTCTACGAACTGCGCTTCACCTATCCGCCGCGGCCGACGCCGGTGACGATGCCGGCTCCCGCCCCCGTGATCGCGGCGGTGGAGGCGCCGGCGCCCAAGGCACCCGAGACGACGCCGGCCGATCTCGATTTCAACTGGGCCACCAATGGGCCGAAGCAGCTCCTGCCGAGCCGCGCATTCGATGACGGCGTATCGACATGGCTGGCGTGGCCGAAGGACGCGACGATGCCGGCCATCCTCGTCCGCGAGCCCAATGGCGAGGAGGGGCCGGTCAACTACACCGTGAAGGGCGATTATGTGGTGGTCGATGGTGTGCCGCCCCAGATCGTGCTGCGTCAAGGCAAGCTGATCGCCACGCTGACCCCTGCGCCGCGCCCGCCGAAGCCGGTGCGGGCGACCGATGACGCCGCTCCCCAGACCGCGAGCACCCAGCCATGACGCCGACCCGCGAACCGATCCTGCTGCGCCCGATCATGGATGTCGATCCGCGCACGCAGGCCGATCCGCAGGCGCTGGTGCTGGCCAGCCGCAATGCCTATCCGCTGGTGGCGCAGGCCGGGCGCCGTTCCGATTCCGCCGGGCTGGCGATCGGCGGCGCCGTCGCGCTCCTGCTCGGCGGCGGTACCTTCTGGATGATGAGCCAGCATCGCGCGCCGGCCCCGATCGCAGCCCCGCTGCCGGTATCGCCGCCGGCGGTGTCGCCGGTGACCGCGGCTCCTCCGGCCTTGCCCGTACCGCTGCCGGTCGCCACGCGACCGATATCCATCGCCCAGGTCGAGGCCGCCGCCGCGCCGGCGATGGTCTTCGACGGATCGACCGCGCCCGCGACCGAGACGGCGACCACAGCGCCCCCCGCACCGGGCAAGAGCGGGGTCGCGACCGTTCCCGCCGTGACCGGCGACAATGATCAGTTCGCGCTGCGCGTCGGCGGATCGGAGGATGTCGTCAGCGCCGAGAAGCTCAGCGATCCCGCCAACACCGTCACCCAGGGCACCCTGATCCCGGCGGTGCTGGAAACCGCGATCGACACCGATCTGCCGGGCTATGTCCGCGCCGTGGTCAGCCGCGACGTGCGGTCCTTCGACGGCACCCATATCCTCATCCCGCGTTCGACCCGGCTGATCGGCCAGTACAAGTCCGGCCTCGCGGCCGGGCAGACGCGCGCCTATGTCATCTGGACGCGGCTGATCCGGCCGGATGGCGTATCGGTGGCGCTCGGTTCGCCGGCGGTCGATTTCTCCGGCACGTCGGGCCTGACCGGCAAGGTCGACAGCCATTTCCTCAAGCGCTTCGGCGCTGCAGCGCTGCTCACCGTGATCGGCGGCCTTTCGGCGATCGGCAATAATTCGGTCGTGCTGTCGAGCGGACAGAATGCCGGCGCCGTGGCCGCGCAGGGCAATGGCCAGATCCCGCCGACCGTGCATGTACCGCAGGGCCAGCCGATCCGGGTGTTCACCGCGCGCGATCTCGATTTCTCGACGGTGGCGCAGGCCGGATGAGCGGTGCGACCGCGCCGATGGCGGGGAAGGGCGCGGGCGGCGTCTATCTCGATGCCTATCTCGCGCCGTTGAAGCCCTGGCTGACGCGCGAGGAAGTGACCGAGATCCTGGTCAACCGGCCGGGCGAGATCTGGGTGGAAAGCGCCGGTGCCGGGATGCAGCGGATCGACCTGCCCGAGATGGACGATCGGCATCTCCAGCGCCTCGCCGAGCAGGTGGCACGGATCAGCCATCAGGGCATCAACCGCGAGCAGCCGTTGCTGGCCGCGATGCTGCCCGATGGCGCGCGCGTGCAGTTCGTGGCGCCATCGGCGACGCGCGCGCATTGGGCGATGGCGATCCGCCGTCATCGGCTGGTCGATCTGCCGCTCTCGGCCTATGATGACGGCCCGCTGCCGACGACCCAGGATCTCGCGGCGATGCCCGATCCGGTCGCCGATCCGGTCGGTTTCCTGACCCAGGCGGTGCGGCGGCGGCAGACCATCCTGATTTCCGGCGGCACCTCCACCGGCAAGACCACCTTCCTGAATGCGCTGCTCGGCGAAGTCTCGCCGGCGGAGCGCATCGTGCTGGTCGAGGACACCCCGGAAATCCGGCTGCGCCATGACAATGGCCTCGGTCTCGTCGCGGTGAAGGGCGAATTGGGCGAGGCCCGCATCGGCACCGACGATCTGCTCCAGGCAGCACTGCGTCTGCGGCCCGATCGCATCGTGCTCGGCGAGTTGCGCGGGCGCGAGGCGGTCAGTTTCCTGCGGGCGATCAACACTGGCCATCCCGGCTCCTTTACCACCATCCACGCGAACTCGCCGGGCGGCGCGCTGGAGCAGCTTGCCTTGATGGTCATGCAGGCGGGGTTGGGCCTCGATCGGCGCGATACCCTCGCTTATGCCCGTTCGATGATCGATATCGTGGTCCAGCTCGGGCGCGTCGATGGTCGCCGCCGGATCGTGGCGATCGACTGGATCGCCGCCGGACGGGGGTGAGCCCCGCGCAGCGCGCGCAGGCAGCCTTCGTCAGGGCGCCGGCATATCCTTCTCGCGCAGCATCCGATCGACCCGCGCGCTGAGATCGTCGATCGCGAAGGGCTTGGTCAGCACCTCCATGCCGCGTTCGATATGGCCATGGTTGAGCACCGCATTCTCGGCATAGCCGGTGATGAACAGGATTTTCAGCGTCGGTCGCAGCGCGCGCGCGGCATCCGCCACCTGCCGGCCATTGAGCCCGCCGGGCAGGCCGACGTCGGTGATCAGCAGGTCGATCCGGCCGCCCGCCTGCAGGATACGCAGGCCGGCGGGGCCGTCGCCGGCCTCCAGGCAGGCATAGCCCAGTTCCTCCAGCGCATCGACGATCAGCATCCTGACCGTCGGCTCGTCGTCGACGACCAGCACGGTCTCGCCGGCCTTCGCGGGGACGATGGCGGTCGGCGCCTGCTCCTCCTCGATCTCGTCGGCCTCGCCGGCATGGCGGGGCAGATAGATGCACACCATCGTGCCCTGACCGAGCTCCGAATAGATGCGGACGTGTCCGTTGGACTGGCGGGCGAAGCCATAGACCATCGACAGGCCGAGGCCGGTGCCCTGGCCGAGCGGCTTGGTGGTGAAGAAGGGATCGAAGACGCGCTTCAGATTCTCCTTCTCGATGCCGGTCCCGGTGTCGCTGACGCAGACCGTGACATATTGGCCAGGGTCCAGCCCGCGTTCGCTGGCGGCGCGGGAGTCGAGCCATTTGTTGCCGGTCTCGATCGTGATCCGGCCGCCCCGCGGCATCGCGTCGCGCGCGTTGATGCACAGGTTGAGGATCGCGTTCTCGAGCTGGTTGGCGTCGACCAGCGTCGGCCACAGACCCACCGCCGCCACGGTCTCCACCTCGATGGCCGGCCCGACGGTGCGCTGGACCAGCTCCACCAGTTCCGACATCAGGCGGTTGATCACCACCGGCTTGGGCGAGAGCGTCTGCCGGCGCGAGAAAGCGAGCAGGCGATGGGTGAGGGCGGCGGCGCGGCGCGCGGCACCCTGGCCGGCGGAGAGATATTTCTCGACATCCGCCATGCGGCCCTGCGCGAGGCGGGTGCCGATCATTTCGAACGCGCCGGAGATGCCGGCCAGCAGATTGTTGAAATCATGGGCGAGGCCGCCGGTCAGCTGGCCGACCGCTTCCATCTTCTGGGCCTGGCGCAGCGCATCCTCGGCATCGCGCAGCCGCTCCTGCTCGCGTAGCCTTTCGCTCACGTCGAAGGCGAACTGATAGGCGCCGATCTGCCGCCCCGCCTCGTCGCGCAGCACGCTCGCGCGGACCTCGTAATGGCATCGGTCACGGCTCGGATCGCCGAGCGAGACGATCTCGGTGAATTCCTCGCCGGCCAAGACCCGGTCCCAGATGGCTTGCGCGGGGCCGAGGCTCTCGGGCTGGTCGGCGAGCAGCTCGAGCATGTTGTCGCCGATCTTCGGCCGCACGCCGAAGATCCGCTCGAACTCCTGCGCCGCGGCGCCATTGATCGCCAGCCAGTGATAGTGCGTATCGAGCACATGGACGAAGGCATTGGTGCCTTCGACGATATCGGCGAGCAGCCGGCGTTCCGCCAGCATATCGGCGACCCGGCTCTCCAGCGTTTCGTTGAGCCGGACGAGCGCGAGCTCGGCCTGGCGGCGCTGGGTGATATCCTGGAACAGCACGGCGACCTGATGGCGGCTCTGAGGTTCGATCCGGAAGGCCGAGAGGGACAGATAGCGCCCGGTCGCCTCCAATTCGCGCTCGAAGCGGATCGGCATGCCGGTCTTCAGCACGCCGCCATAGCGCTCCACCCAGTCGCCCGCCTCGGCCGGCACCATTTCGCGGACCTTCTGCCCGACGACGTTGGGGATGCCGGCATTTGCGGCATAGGCGGCATTGGCCTCGATATGGATATAGTCGCTGAGCGGGCCGTGCGGACCATCGAGGAATTCGATGATGCAAAAGCCCTCGTCCATGGCCTCGAACAGGGTGCGGTAACGCTCTTCCTTTTCGCTGCGCTGCCTGAGCGCCAGCCGCAGTTCGAGCTGGTCCATCACCTGCCGTGCCAGAACCCGCAGCGTGCGCTGCTGCAATTCGGTCAGCGCCTTCGGTGCGACGTCGAGCACGCACAAGGTGCCGATCGGATAGCCGTCCCGCGTCTTCAGCAAGGCGCCGGCGTAGAAACGCAGATGCGGCTCGCCGGTCACCAGCGGATTGCCGTCGAACCGCGGATCGGCGGTGGCATCCGGCACCAGCAGGAAATCGTCTTCCAGGATCGCGCGGGCGCAGAACGACGTCTCGAGCGGGGTCTCGCGGACGCCGAGGCCGACCTCCGCCTTGAAGA
This genomic window from Sphingomonas abietis contains:
- a CDS encoding VirB4 family type IV secretion/conjugal transfer ATPase codes for the protein MTWTGPAAWGAKEAKAGDRLPYARHIDATTLRLRDGAVMRMIQVPGLPFETEDAQALDHHLGVRETMLRSVLDARFVVYHHIVRRRVQVTLDGTPDAPFAALLNQRWQQRLDTRRLFVNEQVLTIVRRPARGKTGWPDRLRRALAGKTTEPDTADLRALDAAATALVAALESYGARTLGTYAGTGGTCSEPLEILSAIYNGEMRPVLLPAEDVDLGHHIPYARVSFGLDAIETSQAGGRGFAGMLAIKEYPDTTRAGLIDNILRLPHELVLTESFAPADRQVARERIDLAIRRIRSADEEAGAERREMLAARDALGAGQAGFGDHHLSLLVRAGDLSALDGAMAAAGAALADIGVIAVREDINLEPGFWGQFPGNEAYLVRRALISTANAAGFLSLHGMPFGRPDGNHWGPAATVFETTSATPYFFNFHEGDLGNFTVIGPSGSGKTVVLNFLAAQAQKFNPRTILFDKDRGAEIFLRAAGGHYARLQPGEPTGFNPLQLPDTAINRAFLRDWLGVMLAAEGPDELAAIAGAVDACMEAAPVFRRLRHFRELLSGSRRPEAGDLASRLDPWIGGGEHAWLFDNAVDALDLDARTLGFDMTALLDSPALRTPTMLYLFHRVDERLDGEPALILIDEGWKALDDPVFAARIRDWLKTLRKRNALVGFATQSARDALDSRIASAIVEQTATMIFTPNPRARPEDYCEGFGLSEHELELIRQLPAHSRCFLVRHANHSVVARLDLGDMPDLLTVLSGRESSVRRLDRLREEHGDAPAGWFRALTGTEWPGTTDDQPYSEAAE
- a CDS encoding type IV secretion system protein; this encodes MTCPALDIENGGLASALHAVDCRTGESTSVAFGRLFGAHGTLLPALTGLLTLYVAIFAIGLLTGRTRLGVTSLTPRMMTMGLVLTFATSWLAYQNVIWTLTTGAPDQIASLIAGTHGSASAAFADKLDMIFSAIADSTKQTATSVVSATGATTNGATPGGGMFTPQGMLWLSGLMLLVGTVGVLVTAKVALAALLAVGPVFIVMALFAGTRGLFEGWLKAVVSFAMVPMFVVLIGGAALSMIAPLIQAALMDSTTTSTKAVTALFLGACVYSALMVIVVKVTTTIVAGWRLPFGTAPEPTVAPAMPAAAAAPAPLLATRANGQAADTVRSIVAALPAPDGGSAAAASTTTNVSRITRDIAAPLAAPAPSGSARLQGVGSRFRTSPAAPSRAQLK
- a CDS encoding PAS domain-containing protein, with the protein product MTDMSQQDREARRLAALDRYNILDTPRESAFDEVAQLAADICGAPIAVVNLIGDGRQFFKAEVGLGVRETPLETSFCARAILEDDFLLVPDATADPRFDGNPLVTGEPHLRFYAGALLKTRDGYPIGTLCVLDVAPKALTELQQRTLRVLARQVMDQLELRLALRQRSEKEERYRTLFEAMDEGFCIIEFLDGPHGPLSDYIHIEANAAYAANAGIPNVVGQKVREMVPAEAGDWVERYGGVLKTGMPIRFERELEATGRYLSLSAFRIEPQSRHQVAVLFQDITQRRQAELALVRLNETLESRVADMLAERRLLADIVEGTNAFVHVLDTHYHWLAINGAAAQEFERIFGVRPKIGDNMLELLADQPESLGPAQAIWDRVLAGEEFTEIVSLGDPSRDRCHYEVRASVLRDEAGRQIGAYQFAFDVSERLREQERLRDAEDALRQAQKMEAVGQLTGGLAHDFNNLLAGISGAFEMIGTRLAQGRMADVEKYLSAGQGAARRAAALTHRLLAFSRRQTLSPKPVVINRLMSELVELVQRTVGPAIEVETVAAVGLWPTLVDANQLENAILNLCINARDAMPRGGRITIETGNKWLDSRAASERGLDPGQYVTVCVSDTGTGIEKENLKRVFDPFFTTKPLGQGTGLGLSMVYGFARQSNGHVRIYSELGQGTMVCIYLPRHAGEADEIEEEQAPTAIVPAKAGETVLVVDDEPTVRMLIVDALEELGYACLEAGDGPAGLRILQAGGRIDLLITDVGLPGGLNGRQVADAARALRPTLKILFITGYAENAVLNHGHIERGMEVLTKPFAIDDLSARVDRMLREKDMPAP
- a CDS encoding TrbG/VirB9 family P-type conjugative transfer protein — encoded protein: MNRLVLSTALFATMAASPVIARDPRIATRLYDPARIVTISGRPDVQSTIEFGEDERIENIAVGDSSTWQVTPNKRASLLFVKPMKAPARTNMTVVTDQRTYLFDLVTTPGRAPLYELRFTYPPRPTPVTMPAPAPVIAAVEAPAPKAPETTPADLDFNWATNGPKQLLPSRAFDDGVSTWLAWPKDATMPAILVREPNGEEGPVNYTVKGDYVVVDGVPPQIVLRQGKLIATLTPAPRPPKPVRATDDAAPQTASTQP
- the virB11 gene encoding P-type DNA transfer ATPase VirB11, translating into MSGATAPMAGKGAGGVYLDAYLAPLKPWLTREEVTEILVNRPGEIWVESAGAGMQRIDLPEMDDRHLQRLAEQVARISHQGINREQPLLAAMLPDGARVQFVAPSATRAHWAMAIRRHRLVDLPLSAYDDGPLPTTQDLAAMPDPVADPVGFLTQAVRRRQTILISGGTSTGKTTFLNALLGEVSPAERIVLVEDTPEIRLRHDNGLGLVAVKGELGEARIGTDDLLQAALRLRPDRIVLGELRGREAVSFLRAINTGHPGSFTTIHANSPGGALEQLALMVMQAGLGLDRRDTLAYARSMIDIVVQLGRVDGRRRIVAIDWIAAGRG
- a CDS encoding TrbI/VirB10 family protein; protein product: MTPTREPILLRPIMDVDPRTQADPQALVLASRNAYPLVAQAGRRSDSAGLAIGGAVALLLGGGTFWMMSQHRAPAPIAAPLPVSPPAVSPVTAAPPALPVPLPVATRPISIAQVEAAAAPAMVFDGSTAPATETATTAPPAPGKSGVATVPAVTGDNDQFALRVGGSEDVVSAEKLSDPANTVTQGTLIPAVLETAIDTDLPGYVRAVVSRDVRSFDGTHILIPRSTRLIGQYKSGLAAGQTRAYVIWTRLIRPDGVSVALGSPAVDFSGTSGLTGKVDSHFLKRFGAAALLTVIGGLSAIGNNSVVLSSGQNAGAVAAQGNGQIPPTVHVPQGQPIRVFTARDLDFSTVAQAG